One genomic window of Geodermatophilus sp. DSM 44513 includes the following:
- a CDS encoding MATE family efflux transporter: MLALAAPALVVLAAEPLYLLVDTAVVGNLGTVALGGLAVGGGLLAWAAALLNFLAYGTTARAARRAGAGDRAGAVAEGVQATWLALALGLAVLVLFQLLAGPLTRLLAGGAGPVAAAGEDWLRVASLGAPLLLVSLAGNGWLRGVQELRRPVRYVLAGSLASLVLCPLLVHPAGLGLVGSAVANVAGQALTAGLFVRALLREGVPRRPRPAALRAQLVIGRDLLLRAAVLQLSFLVATGVVARAGTAELGAHQIAVQFFFFLALVLDAYAIAAQTLVGQALGAGRPDAARDTARRVTRWGLGTGALVAVLLLALRPVVLPLFTDDPAVLAQAAVAWWFLAGLQPLAGVVFALDGVLMGAGDVGYLRTVTVAAALVGFLPLSLLAVPLGWGLAGVWTGLTLFVALRLVAVLLRVAGDRWLSAPDTVTA, translated from the coding sequence GTGCTCGCGCTGGCCGCCCCCGCGCTGGTCGTGCTGGCCGCCGAGCCGCTGTACCTGCTGGTCGACACCGCCGTCGTCGGGAACCTCGGCACGGTGGCCCTGGGCGGGCTCGCCGTCGGCGGCGGCCTGCTGGCCTGGGCGGCGGCGCTGCTGAACTTCCTCGCCTACGGCACCACGGCCCGCGCCGCCCGCCGCGCCGGTGCCGGCGACCGGGCCGGCGCCGTCGCCGAGGGCGTGCAGGCCACCTGGCTGGCACTGGCCCTCGGCCTGGCGGTGCTGGTGCTGTTCCAGCTGCTGGCCGGCCCGCTCACCCGGCTGCTGGCCGGCGGGGCGGGCCCGGTCGCTGCCGCGGGGGAGGACTGGCTGCGGGTGGCCTCCCTCGGGGCGCCGCTGCTGCTGGTCTCCCTGGCCGGCAACGGGTGGCTGCGCGGCGTGCAGGAGCTGCGCCGCCCGGTGCGCTACGTGCTGGCCGGCAGCCTGGCGAGCCTGGTCCTCTGCCCGCTGCTGGTGCACCCGGCGGGCCTGGGCCTGGTCGGGTCGGCGGTGGCCAACGTGGCCGGTCAGGCGCTGACCGCCGGGTTGTTCGTCCGGGCGCTGCTGCGCGAGGGCGTCCCCCGGCGGCCCCGGCCGGCCGCCCTGCGCGCCCAGCTGGTCATCGGCCGCGACCTGCTGCTGCGCGCCGCGGTGCTGCAACTGTCCTTCCTCGTCGCCACCGGGGTGGTCGCCCGTGCCGGCACCGCCGAGCTCGGCGCCCACCAGATCGCCGTCCAGTTCTTCTTCTTCCTCGCCCTGGTGCTCGACGCCTACGCCATCGCCGCGCAGACCCTCGTCGGCCAGGCCCTCGGCGCCGGCCGGCCGGACGCCGCCCGCGACACCGCCCGCCGGGTCACCCGCTGGGGGCTGGGCACCGGCGCGCTCGTGGCCGTGCTGCTGCTGGCGCTGCGCCCCGTGGTCCTGCCGCTGTTCACCGACGACCCCGCCGTGCTCGCGCAGGCCGCCGTCGCCTGGTGGTTCCTGGCCGGGCTGCAGCCGCTGGCCGGCGTGGTCTTCGCCCTGGACGGCGTGCTGATGGGTGCCGGCGACGTCGGCTACCTGCGCACGGTGACCGTCGCCGCGGCCCTCGTCGGCTTCCTGCCGCTGTCCCTGCTCGCCGTCCCGCTCGGGTGGGGACTGGCCGGGGTGTGGACCGGCCTGACCCTCTTCGTCGCCCTGCGGCTGGTCGCCGTCCTCCTCCGGGTGGCGGGGGACCGGTGGCTGAGCGCACCTGACACCGTGACGGCGTGA
- the infB gene encoding translation initiation factor IF-2: MAAPSMGGVSLPRGNGQTVRLPRGASLTDLAEKIGAQPAALVTALFHLGEMVTATQSVNDETLQLLGAEIDWDIQVVSPEDEDRELLETFDLTFGDEGDEEDWAARPPVVTVMGHVDHGKTKLLDALRNTNVVAREAGGITQHIGAYQIVTRLEDDDRPITFIDTPGHESFTAMRARGAKVTDIVVLVVAADDGVMPQTVEALNHAQAAEVPIVVAVNKIDKEGANPAKIRQQLTEYGLVAEEYGGDTMFVDVSATARQGLDELETAILLTADASLDLRANTEQDPQGVVIEGKLDKGRGPVATVLVQRGTLRQGDSIVAGDAYGRVRSLLDEHGNKLKEALPARPVQVVGLTSVPRAGDTFLVVEEDRVARQIADRRQARIRNAQNASMRKRISLEDLDAALKENRQLNLIIKGDNSGTVEALEEALMKIEVSDDISLRVIHRGVGGITKSDIDLALADDVIVLGFNVRAEGQATELANREGVDVRYYSVIYQAIEEIEAALKGMLKPEYEEIALGSAEVREVFRVPRIGNVAGSIVRSGTITRNSKARLVRDGVVVADNLTVESLRRFKDDVTEVREGYECGIGLGSFNDIKTEDVIETFEMREKPRA; this comes from the coding sequence ATGGCGGCGCCCAGCATGGGCGGCGTCAGCCTGCCGCGGGGCAACGGGCAGACCGTCCGGCTGCCGCGCGGTGCGTCGCTGACCGACCTCGCCGAGAAGATCGGCGCCCAGCCGGCCGCGCTGGTCACCGCCCTGTTCCACCTGGGCGAGATGGTCACCGCGACGCAGTCGGTCAACGACGAGACGCTGCAGCTGCTCGGCGCCGAGATCGACTGGGACATCCAGGTGGTCAGCCCCGAGGACGAGGACCGGGAGCTGCTGGAGACCTTCGACCTCACCTTCGGTGACGAGGGCGACGAGGAGGACTGGGCGGCCCGCCCGCCGGTGGTGACCGTCATGGGTCACGTCGACCACGGCAAGACCAAGCTGCTGGACGCCCTCCGCAACACCAACGTGGTGGCGCGCGAGGCCGGCGGCATCACCCAGCACATCGGCGCCTACCAGATCGTCACCCGGCTGGAGGACGACGATCGTCCGATCACCTTCATCGACACCCCGGGTCACGAGTCGTTCACCGCGATGCGTGCCCGTGGCGCGAAGGTCACCGACATCGTCGTGCTGGTCGTCGCGGCCGACGACGGCGTCATGCCCCAGACGGTCGAGGCGCTCAACCACGCCCAGGCCGCCGAGGTGCCGATCGTGGTCGCGGTCAACAAGATCGACAAGGAGGGGGCCAACCCCGCCAAGATCCGCCAGCAGCTCACCGAGTACGGGCTGGTGGCGGAGGAGTACGGCGGCGACACGATGTTCGTCGACGTCTCCGCGACCGCCCGCCAGGGCCTCGACGAGCTGGAGACGGCGATCCTGCTGACCGCGGACGCCTCGCTGGACCTGCGCGCCAACACCGAGCAGGACCCGCAGGGCGTGGTCATCGAGGGCAAGCTGGACAAGGGCCGCGGCCCGGTCGCCACGGTGCTCGTCCAGCGCGGCACGCTGCGCCAGGGCGACTCGATCGTGGCCGGCGACGCCTACGGTCGCGTCCGCTCACTGCTCGACGAGCACGGCAACAAGCTCAAGGAGGCCCTGCCGGCCCGCCCCGTGCAGGTCGTGGGTCTCACCTCGGTGCCCCGGGCCGGCGACACCTTCCTGGTCGTCGAGGAGGACCGGGTGGCCCGGCAGATCGCCGACCGCCGCCAGGCCCGCATCCGCAACGCGCAGAACGCCTCCATGCGCAAGCGGATCAGCCTCGAGGACCTCGACGCCGCCCTCAAGGAGAACCGCCAGCTCAACCTGATCATCAAGGGCGACAACTCGGGCACCGTGGAGGCGCTCGAGGAGGCCCTGATGAAGATCGAGGTGAGCGACGACATCTCGCTGCGGGTCATCCACCGCGGCGTCGGCGGCATCACCAAGAGCGACATCGACCTGGCGCTGGCCGACGACGTCATCGTCCTGGGCTTCAACGTCCGGGCCGAGGGCCAGGCCACCGAGCTGGCCAACCGCGAGGGCGTCGACGTCCGGTACTACTCGGTCATCTACCAGGCGATCGAGGAGATCGAGGCGGCCCTCAAGGGCATGCTCAAGCCGGAGTACGAGGAGATCGCGCTCGGCTCGGCGGAGGTCCGCGAGGTCTTCCGCGTGCCGCGCATCGGCAACGTCGCGGGCTCCATCGTCCGCAGCGGGACGATCACCCGGAACTCCAAGGCCCGGCTGGTGCGCGACGGGGTGGTCGTCGCCGACAACCTCACCGTCGAGTCGCTGCGCCGCTTCAAGGACGACGTGACCGAGGTCCGCGAGGGCTACGAGTGCGGCATCGGCCTGGGGTCGTTCAACGACATCAAGACCGAGGACGTCATCGAGACCTTCGAGATGCGCGAGAAGCCGCGCGCGTAG
- a CDS encoding YlxR family protein has product MVAETSIPVRTCVGCRERAPVTDLLRVVARDGALVPDPRRRLPGRGASLHPTPECLHAAERRRAFPRALRLPGGGGAPVEAGPLRDHLLRAPSAAPAGGDPGGRPHTNDNRTSTDGPAPGGSARREQDVVG; this is encoded by the coding sequence ATGGTGGCCGAAACGTCGATCCCGGTGCGCACCTGTGTGGGCTGTCGGGAACGCGCTCCGGTCACCGACCTGCTGCGCGTGGTCGCGCGGGACGGGGCACTGGTCCCCGACCCGCGACGGAGGCTCCCCGGTCGGGGGGCCTCGCTGCACCCCACCCCGGAGTGCCTGCACGCAGCGGAGCGACGCCGGGCCTTCCCCCGTGCACTGCGCCTCCCCGGAGGCGGCGGTGCGCCGGTGGAGGCCGGTCCGCTCCGGGACCACCTCCTGCGCGCGCCGTCCGCGGCGCCGGCGGGGGGAGACCCGGGCGGGCGACCGCACACGAACGACAACCGCACCAGCACAGACGGACCCGCACCGGGTGGGTCCGCACGTCGAGAGCAGGACGTCGTCGGATGA
- a CDS encoding ferritin-like domain-containing protein, with protein MADDGPPDEATETTALREVLAAEHAAVWGYGTVGAALPEDGRGPAVAADTAHRDVRDRVVALLAARGAEPVPRAAGYALPFPVLSAVDAATLAVVLEEGVSAAWVRLLDRSVQATVRGLAVAELGAAEARAVGWRAAAGRTPLTDALPGLPPA; from the coding sequence GTGGCTGACGACGGTCCCCCGGACGAGGCCACCGAGACCACGGCCCTGCGCGAGGTGCTGGCCGCCGAGCACGCCGCCGTGTGGGGCTACGGGACGGTGGGCGCCGCGCTGCCGGAGGACGGGCGGGGACCGGCCGTGGCCGCCGACACCGCCCACCGGGACGTCCGCGACCGGGTCGTGGCCCTGCTGGCCGCCCGCGGCGCGGAGCCCGTGCCGCGGGCGGCGGGCTACGCCCTGCCCTTCCCGGTGCTGTCGGCCGTGGACGCCGCGACGCTGGCCGTCGTGCTCGAGGAGGGTGTGTCGGCCGCCTGGGTGCGGCTGCTCGACCGGTCCGTGCAGGCGACGGTGCGCGGGCTGGCCGTCGCGGAGCTGGGCGCCGCGGAGGCGCGCGCCGTCGGGTGGCGCGCCGCCGCCGGCCGGACGCCGCTCACCGACGCCCTGCCGGGCCTGCCGCCGGCCTGA
- the truB gene encoding tRNA pseudouridine(55) synthase TruB, whose amino-acid sequence MSRRPDADVPPGLLLVDKPGGMTSHDVVAQARRVLSVRRVGHAGTLDPMATGLLVLGVGAATRLLGYVGGHDKTYEATIRLGQATVTDDREGEVLATTSAAALDEAAVTAALAAQTGPLRQVPSSVSAVKVAGRRSYDRVRAGEEVVLEPRAVTVHRLDVHRVTRPTPDLVDVDVTVTCSAGTYVRAIARDAGAALGVGGHLTALRRTASGPFAVADAAPVEEAGRALAEGGTAGVLGLTAAARAVFPVRTLTAEEARALGYGQRIPATGAPGPHAAVDGGGRLVALVEDAGTTARVTVGFPPG is encoded by the coding sequence GTGAGCCGCCGTCCCGACGCCGACGTCCCCCCGGGCCTCCTGCTGGTCGACAAGCCCGGCGGGATGACCTCCCACGACGTCGTCGCCCAGGCCCGGCGGGTGCTGTCGGTGCGCCGGGTCGGCCACGCCGGCACGCTGGACCCCATGGCCACCGGCCTGCTGGTCCTCGGCGTGGGCGCCGCGACCCGGCTGCTCGGGTACGTCGGCGGGCACGACAAGACCTACGAGGCCACCATCCGGCTCGGGCAGGCCACCGTCACCGACGACCGGGAGGGCGAGGTCCTCGCCACCACCTCCGCCGCCGCCCTGGACGAGGCCGCCGTCACCGCCGCGCTGGCCGCGCAGACCGGCCCGCTGCGGCAGGTGCCCTCCTCGGTCAGCGCGGTCAAGGTCGCCGGCCGGCGCTCCTACGACCGGGTGCGGGCCGGCGAGGAGGTCGTGCTGGAACCCCGGGCGGTCACCGTGCACCGACTCGACGTCCACCGCGTCACCCGCCCCACCCCGGACCTGGTCGACGTCGACGTGACCGTCACCTGCAGCGCCGGCACCTACGTGCGCGCCATCGCCCGCGACGCCGGAGCCGCGCTCGGCGTCGGTGGGCACCTCACCGCCCTGCGGCGCACCGCGTCGGGACCCTTCGCGGTGGCCGACGCCGCGCCGGTGGAGGAGGCGGGCCGGGCGCTGGCCGAGGGGGGGACGGCGGGGGTGCTCGGCCTGACCGCCGCCGCCCGCGCCGTGTTCCCCGTCCGCACGCTCACCGCGGAGGAGGCCCGCGCCCTGGGGTACGGGCAGCGCATCCCGGCCACCGGCGCCCCCGGCCCGCACGCCGCCGTCGACGGCGGGGGCCGGCTGGTGGCGCTGGTCGAGGACGCCGGCACCACCGCCCGCGTCACCGTCGGCTTCCCGCCCGGCTGA
- the rbfA gene encoding 30S ribosome-binding factor RbfA, with product MADPARARKLAVRIRQIVSAAIETQVKDPRLGMVTVTDTRVTSDLREATVFYTVYGDATQVEDSAKALTSATGVLRSTVGRQTGIKFVPTLTFVADHVPDTARELDEALERARHADAELARIRAGAEYAGDADPYRRPAEDDDADADDPADHAPADDGADAPTASRSAR from the coding sequence ATGGCCGACCCGGCTCGTGCCCGCAAGTTGGCGGTGCGCATCCGTCAGATCGTCTCCGCCGCGATCGAGACCCAGGTCAAGGACCCGCGGCTGGGCATGGTGACCGTCACCGACACCCGGGTCACCAGTGACCTGCGGGAGGCGACGGTCTTCTACACCGTCTACGGCGACGCCACCCAGGTCGAGGACTCCGCCAAGGCGCTGACCTCGGCCACCGGGGTGCTGCGCTCCACGGTGGGCCGGCAGACCGGCATCAAGTTCGTGCCCACGCTGACCTTCGTCGCCGACCACGTGCCCGACACCGCCCGGGAGCTCGACGAGGCCCTGGAGCGGGCCCGGCACGCCGACGCCGAGCTCGCCCGCATCCGGGCGGGCGCGGAGTACGCCGGCGACGCCGACCCCTACCGCCGCCCGGCCGAGGACGACGACGCGGACGCCGACGACCCGGCGGACCACGCTCCCGCCGACGACGGCGCCGACGCCCCCACCGCCAGCAGGAGCGCGCGATGA
- the nusA gene encoding transcription termination factor NusA: MNIDVTALKAVEREKGIPADTVIEALETALVTAYRHADGASRHVRVHVDRKTGEVAVLAQELGPDGEVLREWDDTPSDFGRIAASTAKQVIVQRLRDAEHEQTFGEYAGKEGDIVSGIVQADQRRNASGTVLVDIGKVEAVLPAVEQVPGESYPHGSRLKAYVVSVARALRGPQVTVSRTHPNLVRKLFALEVPEIADGSVEIVAVAREAGHRSKIAVRTAVPGLNAKGACIGPMGQRVRNVMSELHGEKIDIVDWAEDPATFVASALSPARVSSARVVDPQARAVRVVVPDFQLSLAIGKEGQNARLAARLTGCRIDIRSDAQPDDATPSPGVGRAPLRSGAPAARGGGPGGRPGAPGERGRPGRVAGSRSAEHRGPSAR; the protein is encoded by the coding sequence GTGAACATCGACGTGACCGCCCTCAAGGCGGTCGAGCGCGAGAAGGGCATCCCGGCCGACACGGTCATCGAGGCCCTCGAGACGGCGCTGGTGACCGCCTACCGGCACGCCGACGGCGCCAGCCGGCACGTGCGGGTGCACGTCGACCGCAAGACCGGCGAGGTCGCCGTGCTCGCCCAGGAGCTCGGGCCCGACGGCGAGGTGCTGCGGGAGTGGGACGACACCCCGTCGGACTTCGGCCGCATCGCGGCCAGCACCGCCAAGCAGGTCATCGTCCAGCGGCTGCGCGACGCCGAACACGAGCAGACCTTCGGTGAGTACGCGGGCAAGGAGGGCGACATCGTCAGCGGCATCGTGCAGGCCGACCAGCGGCGCAACGCCAGCGGCACGGTGCTCGTCGACATCGGCAAGGTGGAGGCGGTGCTCCCCGCCGTCGAGCAGGTGCCCGGGGAGAGCTACCCGCACGGCAGCCGGCTCAAGGCCTACGTGGTGTCGGTCGCCCGGGCGCTGCGCGGCCCGCAGGTCACCGTGTCCCGCACCCACCCCAACCTGGTGCGCAAGCTGTTCGCCCTCGAGGTCCCCGAGATCGCCGACGGCAGCGTGGAGATCGTCGCGGTCGCCCGCGAGGCCGGGCACCGCTCGAAGATCGCCGTCCGCACCGCGGTGCCCGGGCTCAACGCCAAGGGCGCGTGCATCGGCCCGATGGGGCAGCGGGTGCGCAACGTCATGAGCGAGCTGCACGGCGAGAAGATCGACATCGTCGACTGGGCCGAGGACCCGGCGACCTTCGTCGCCTCGGCGCTGAGCCCCGCGCGGGTGAGCAGCGCGCGGGTGGTGGACCCCCAGGCCCGGGCGGTGCGGGTCGTCGTCCCGGACTTCCAGCTGTCGCTGGCCATCGGCAAGGAGGGCCAGAACGCCCGCCTGGCCGCCCGGCTGACCGGCTGCCGGATCGACATCCGCAGCGACGCCCAGCCCGACGACGCCACCCCCTCGCCCGGGGTGGGGCGCGCGCCGCTGCGCTCCGGTGCGCCGGCCGCGCGCGGGGGCGGCCCCGGCGGGCGTCCGGGGGCCCCGGGCGAGCGCGGTCGCCCCGGCCGGGTGGCCGGCAGCCGGAGCGCGGAACACCGGGGCCCCTCGGCGCGCTAG
- a CDS encoding DUF503 domain-containing protein: MFTGSLTADLLLGDVHSLKGKRAVVRPIVAELRRRYTVAAAEVGDQDLHRRVQVGVATVAGDAAQVTDVLDACERLLAERPEVTLLSTHRQLFSDSDR, encoded by the coding sequence GTGTTCACCGGGTCGCTGACCGCTGACCTGCTGCTGGGCGACGTGCACTCGCTCAAGGGCAAGCGCGCCGTCGTCCGGCCGATCGTCGCCGAGCTGCGGCGCCGCTACACCGTCGCCGCCGCCGAGGTCGGTGACCAGGACCTGCACCGCCGCGTGCAGGTCGGGGTGGCGACGGTGGCCGGGGACGCCGCCCAGGTGACCGACGTCCTGGACGCCTGCGAGCGGTTGCTGGCCGAGCGGCCGGAGGTGACGCTGCTCTCGACGCACCGCCAGCTGTTCTCTGATTCCGACCGATGA
- the rimP gene encoding ribosome maturation factor RimP yields MAAAPRTDPVATRMAGLVAPLVEAAGYDLEELVVTPAGRRSIVRVVVDRDTGVTLDDVAEVSRAVSAALDDLDGEFGSAPYVLEVTSPGVDRPLTEPRHWRRNTGRLVAVAVGPAGSAEQVTGRVLEVDGDGVTLAVEAPGRPGARRRPPTRRQVPWPQLGSGRVQVEFGRHDPDGDAGGSPDGAGADPADDDGGGQ; encoded by the coding sequence GTGGCCGCCGCCCCCCGCACCGACCCCGTCGCCACCCGGATGGCCGGGCTGGTCGCCCCGCTCGTCGAGGCCGCCGGGTACGACCTCGAGGAGCTGGTCGTCACCCCGGCCGGCCGGCGCAGCATCGTGCGCGTCGTGGTCGACCGCGACACCGGCGTGACCCTGGACGACGTCGCCGAGGTCAGCCGCGCGGTGTCCGCCGCCCTCGACGACCTCGACGGCGAGTTCGGCAGCGCCCCCTACGTCCTGGAGGTCACCAGCCCGGGGGTGGACCGCCCGCTCACCGAACCCCGGCACTGGCGGCGCAACACCGGGCGCCTGGTCGCCGTCGCCGTGGGCCCCGCCGGCTCCGCCGAGCAGGTGACCGGGCGGGTCCTCGAGGTGGACGGCGACGGGGTCACCCTCGCCGTCGAGGCCCCGGGCAGGCCGGGGGCCCGCCGGCGGCCGCCCACCCGGCGCCAGGTGCCGTGGCCGCAGCTGGGCAGCGGCCGCGTGCAGGTGGAGTTCGGCCGGCACGACCCCGACGGGGACGCCGGCGGGAGTCCCGACGGGGCCGGCGCGGACCCCGCGGACGACGACGGAGGAGGACAGTGA
- a CDS encoding bifunctional oligoribonuclease/PAP phosphatase NrnA, with the protein MTVPLPGGTLPGGRAAAVLDAAATAGATVVLSGHVQPDADALGSTLALAEGLRRRGARVLATIPDPFTLPASLAWLPGAEDLVPSAAVPAAPEVFVSLDAASPGRLGELAALLDGAGTSVVVDHHASNPGFGDVRVVDPTAPATAVLVADLLDALGVALDQRLATCLYAGLTADTGSFRFGSTRPDTHLLAARLLATGIDHAAIGQRLFDTAPFGWLGLLSVAAGRAVLEADVGAGLVWTWSSTAEATEHGLPGEQLEALVDVVRSTREADVACVLKGQDDGSWVVSLRSRGATDVARVATALGGGGHRAAAGFTSHLDLHETVETVRAQLSG; encoded by the coding sequence GTGACGGTCCCCCTCCCGGGCGGCACCCTCCCGGGCGGCCGGGCCGCGGCCGTGCTGGACGCCGCCGCCACGGCCGGGGCCACCGTCGTCCTCTCCGGGCACGTGCAGCCCGACGCCGACGCGCTCGGCAGCACGCTGGCCCTCGCCGAGGGCCTGCGCCGCCGCGGTGCGCGGGTGCTCGCCACCATCCCGGACCCGTTCACCCTGCCGGCGTCGCTGGCCTGGCTGCCCGGGGCCGAGGACCTGGTCCCGTCGGCGGCCGTGCCGGCCGCGCCCGAGGTGTTCGTGAGCCTGGACGCCGCCTCACCGGGCCGGCTGGGGGAGCTGGCCGCGCTGCTGGACGGCGCGGGGACCTCCGTGGTCGTCGACCACCACGCCAGCAACCCCGGCTTCGGCGACGTCCGCGTCGTCGACCCCACCGCACCGGCCACGGCCGTCCTGGTCGCGGACCTGCTGGACGCCCTCGGGGTCGCCCTCGACCAGCGGCTGGCCACCTGCCTGTACGCCGGGTTGACCGCCGACACCGGGTCCTTCCGGTTCGGCAGCACCCGCCCCGACACCCACCTGCTCGCCGCCCGGCTGCTGGCCACCGGCATCGACCACGCCGCGATCGGCCAGCGGTTGTTCGACACCGCGCCGTTCGGCTGGCTGGGGCTGCTGTCGGTCGCGGCCGGTCGGGCCGTGCTCGAGGCCGACGTCGGCGCCGGGCTGGTCTGGACCTGGTCGAGCACCGCCGAGGCCACCGAGCACGGCCTGCCCGGCGAGCAGCTGGAGGCACTGGTCGACGTCGTCCGGTCCACCCGGGAGGCCGACGTCGCCTGCGTGCTCAAGGGGCAGGACGACGGCAGCTGGGTGGTGTCGCTGCGCTCCCGCGGTGCCACCGACGTCGCCCGCGTGGCGACGGCGCTCGGCGGCGGGGGCCACCGCGCGGCCGCCGGGTTCACCTCCCACCTGGACCTCCACGAGACCGTCGAGACCGTCCGCGCCCAGCTCTCCGGCTGA
- a CDS encoding HAD family hydrolase, which translates to MTAAPRPGVLFDVDGTLLDTNYLQTLAWWRAFRDTGHPEVSMAACHRAIGIASAGLVEHLLGDDVPDGEAITGAKDERYEPLRELVVAFPGVEDLLAACRERDLAVVLATSGEESDLEWMVPAIGGEDVVDGATTSGDVATAKPAPDLLQTAADSHGLDRGRTVAVGDTVWDVRAARDAGMPCIALTCGGISRAELEEAGADEVYDDPADLLAHLDDSLIGRVARG; encoded by the coding sequence ATGACCGCCGCCCCCCGTCCCGGTGTGCTCTTCGACGTCGACGGCACCCTGCTGGACACCAACTACCTGCAGACGCTCGCCTGGTGGCGGGCCTTCCGCGACACCGGTCACCCCGAGGTGTCGATGGCCGCCTGCCACCGCGCGATCGGCATCGCCAGCGCCGGCCTGGTCGAGCACCTGCTGGGCGACGACGTCCCCGACGGGGAGGCGATCACCGGCGCCAAGGACGAGCGGTACGAGCCGCTGCGCGAGCTCGTGGTCGCCTTCCCCGGTGTCGAGGACCTGCTGGCGGCCTGCCGGGAGCGCGACCTGGCGGTGGTGCTCGCCACCAGCGGCGAGGAGTCCGACCTGGAGTGGATGGTGCCGGCCATCGGCGGCGAGGACGTCGTCGACGGCGCCACCACCTCCGGCGACGTGGCGACGGCCAAGCCCGCGCCGGACCTGCTGCAGACGGCCGCCGACAGCCACGGGCTGGACCGCGGTCGCACCGTCGCGGTCGGCGACACCGTGTGGGACGTCCGGGCCGCGCGGGACGCCGGGATGCCGTGCATCGCCCTCACCTGCGGCGGGATCTCGCGGGCGGAGCTGGAGGAGGCCGGCGCCGACGAGGTCTACGACGACCCGGCCGACCTGCTGGCCCACCTCGACGACTCCCTCATCGGCCGGGTCGCCCGCGGATGA